The segment aggaagccgtggaacaactaaacatttcacaaccagagcagaaaagtgcgggagagacaggagaagccgccatgctaaatcggctaaaagctagtagctacgcaacctagtggattcctaaaaacacgcaaagtgaataatgtgtaaataatttagaggtgattcagcagagggagtgctttagttaaggcaccagacaggccatgaagcagcacaagtaacgcacggcaacagcgaacgcacgacaacggtgcaaaaataaaataaaaatccactagacaggctgtggagcagcacaggtaacgcacgacaacagtggtagaaaataaaataaaaatccactagacaggctgtggagcagcacaggtaacgcacgacaacggcagcaaaaaataaaataaaaatccactagacaggctgtggagcagcacaggtaacgcacgacaacagtggtaaaaaataaaataaaaatccactagacaggctgcggagcagcacaggtaacgcacgacaacggtggtaaaaaaaataaaaaaaataaaataaaaatccactagacaggctgtggagcagcacaggtaacgcacgacaacggcagcaaaaaataaaataaaaatccactagacaggctgcggagcagcacaggcaacgcacgacaacggtggcaaaaaacaaaataaaaatccactagacaggctgtggagcagcacaggcaacgcacgacaacggtggcaaaaaacaaaataaaaatccactagacaggctgtggagcagcacaggcaacgcacgacaacggtggtaaaaaataaaataaaaatccactagacaggctgtggagcagcacaggtaacgcacgacaacagtggtaaaaaataaaataaaaatccactagacaggctgcggagcagcacaggtaacgcacgacaacggtggtaaaaaaaataaaaaaaataaaataaaaatccactagacaggctgtggagcagcacaggtaacgcacgacaacggcagcaaaaaataaaataaaaatccactagacaggctgcggagcagcacaggcaacgcacgacaacggtggcaaaaaacaaaataaaaatccactagacaggctgtggagcagcacaggcaacgcacgacaacggtggtaaaaaacaaaataaaaatccactagacaggctgtggagcagcacaggcaacgcacgacaacggtggtaaaaaataaaataaaaatccactagacaggctgtggagcagcacaggcaacgcacaacaacggtggcaaaaaacaaaataaaaatccactagacagactgtggagcagcacaggtaacgcacgacaacagtggtaaaaaataaaataaaaatccactagacaggctgcggagcagcacaggtaacgcacgacaacggtggtaaaaaataaaataaaaatccactagacagactgtggagcagcacaggtaacgcacgacaacagtggtaaaaaataaaataaaaatccactagacaggctgcggagcagcacaggtaacgcacgacaacagtggtaaaaaataaaataaaaatccactggacaggctgtggagcagcacaggtaacgcacgacaacagtggtaaaaaataaaataaaaatccactggacaggctgtggagtagcacaggtaacgcacgacaacagtggtaaaaaataaaataaaaatccacagaacaggctgtggagcagcacaggtaacgcacgacaacagtgctaaaaaataaaataaaaatccactggacaggctgtggcgcagcacaggtaacacacgacaacagtgctaaaaaataaaataaaaatccactggacaggctgtggagcagcacaggtaacacacgacaacagtgctaaaaaataaaataaaaatccactggacaggctgtggagcagcacaggtaacacacgacaacagtgctaaaataaaataaaaatccactaggcaggctgtggagcagcacaggtaacgcacgacaacagcgctaaaataaaataaaaatccactggacaggctgtggagcagcacaggtaacacacgacaacagtgctaaaataaaataaaaatccactaggcaggctgtggagcagcacaggtaacgcacgacaacagcgctaaaataaaataaaaatccactaggcaggctgtggagcagcacgacaacagtgctaaaaaataaaataaaaacgaaagcgttagcaagctagttagcttgccaacgctgatgaaagttagctgataaaagtgctccgtcgcgatgtttcgaccgttaggtcttctttaggcgttggagcacggtgaaaaagtaaaaaaaaaaaaaaaaaaaaaaaaaaaaaaagtaaaaaagtattgaaaaagactgttaatttaaagaactcaaacagctcagttcaaacagctaacagatacagcagaacaccattTAGAACATACCATTTCATGGAGGCAGTTCTTACTCgctatggattcagacaccaccacAATTCTGTTacttttagatcttagtgctgcattcgaCACTGTGGATTATCGTATACTACTCGACAGCTTGGACAATCACTTTGGGATTGTATGGTTGACGTCCTACCTGACCAGTCGCTCTCACTGTATCCTGTACAATAACATCACCTCAAACGCTGTTCCGATGAAATGCAAGGTTccacagggatcggtcttgggccccctgcttttctgtctttatatagcaccccttgggcatatactgtgagGTTATGGGATTACTTTCCACTGCTATGccaatgatactcagttgtacatgccgataactgctggtaatctcaaatACATCAAGaatttagaggattgccttgcttcagtgaaaagctggatgtctaccaatttcttacttttaaatttggagaagactgaaatgatggttcttggtccaatcagacatcagcatcagtttgaccagttaacacttaacgTAGACTCATGCATCATACATcactctgacaaagtgaggaaccttaggtgatttttggtcccgcattgtcctttgacctacacagagaaatcatgaggactgctttcttccaattGCAAAACAGTGAAAATTCATCACATCCCATCTATGGTtaatgcagagactctgatccacaCATTTCTCTCTTCTagtctggactactgcaatgtcctgttgtctggtttaccgcagtccagcattaggggtctccaattggttcaaaatgctgctgccagaattttgactagAAGCAtttaaagtttgaccacattacacagaTTTTGGCCTCCccgcattggcttcctgtctctgtgaggtctgattttaaggttctgctgttaaTTTATGCTAATctggaaattattcatggattaggGCCTCCttatttagctgacctaattaaaccctacataccggcctgtGCGCtgcgttttcagggtgcaggactactttgtgtccctaaggtaaaaaaaaaaaaaaaaagtcagcaggccATGGAGCCTTGTCTTATCATGcctctgttttgtggaatgatccccCTGTAgagataaaacaatcagattccgttgagtcattcaagtccagactagaTGTATCTGTTCTCCGTCTTGTATGGATAGTTTTCCagtgtagtatggaactatgtttcctctccttttaattcatattattagcaatggaacaggtctctgcctcacttcgtataaattctgggtctgtcagTGAAATACAGGGCTAGCTGCAGGAGGCCACTTCAGGCCACTCTTTGCTTCCctattgatttactgctggtgaattaatgcctaTTAGTTATTTCCAGACGACCgattctgctgtttttctctctgaggCACTGACAACACCAATGACGGgtcctggccctgcaccccagggtgccaGACTGACCTCAGGATGCCATGCTTGTTGCACCACTGACTGGAGGTCCTGCTCTGTAGCCCACCGGTGCTGGACATGGACACCTGTGTATTAGAGACCTAAGATGGAGTTTATTTTCAATTAAGTACtgttttgttgcttttctgtttgTAATGAAACtcttgtacaatctgtaaaaaccttgtacctgttacaatggcctaagcagtgggtcacccctctgggtctggtctgcttgaggtttcttccttattatCACCAGACGTTTTTCCTTACCATGGTCACCAGTGTACTTGCTCAGGGggggttggtagggttagaccttacgggtgattctttaactacgggcactattggccttgtaaatgtaatttccaccacaccattgccttacaatataaagcgccttggggcaactgtttgttgtgatttggcgctatatacatgtgctctgatgtcactgtttatctccatagaaactacccaaacaatctttcatacaaactgtttagggacattacagtgttgtggtggaaattacggcaatagtgtgggacaactacattttgtttaaaaaaaatcataacagttgtatgacattgaataccccaattatgttttgattattttacttatattttattcagagatattttaaaacattagaaaaaatgtttctttaccattcatttttatcattgaagatcaaaagtctgggtgtgggacaagcacaaaacggcaatatttgcatataatgatgctgaaaaaaggtgaaaaagtcatcatagactactagaacaaatttcttaacacactttcattgtaaagataactataaaagtgtgaaatttccccttttttctgtttttcatacaatatgatcaaaggacataagtgcccgtagtctaagaatcacccttacacatgttaagtgccttgaggcagctttgttgtgatttcgtgctatacaaataaaataaatttcaacCCCCCCTCACCAGGCTGTCCTAATTTTCTTCAGGAGCATATCAGAAAAGATTGTTTCAGTTCTTGTTTTTGCTGTCAGTGCCATCTTTTTTGTTCTCCACACAGCATGACAAAGTGGGTCTGCTTAGCATGGCCAACTCCGGGCCAAACACCAACGGCTCACAGTTCTTCATCACGACTGTCCCCACACCACACTTGGACGACAAACATGTGGTCTTTGGACAAGTGCTGAAAGGTATGGGGGTGGTAAAAATGCTGGAGGACATCGAGACTAAAGACGACACCCCAGTTAAGGTGAATGAATATCTCTTGTAGTGCATTTAAATCAGTCAGTAATACACAAAAAGTGTAGTCCTGCGTAGTGGTTTTTATTTAAAACGGGCGCATTTCAGAAATGGTGACTGTAAACAAAACATGAGTGAAGGAAGCCTCCAAGACAAGAAATTTCAGTTGGTTTGTCAAAGCTAGACTCAAATCTGGgattagtctgtttttatttaaaaaaagtaaaattcaACACATACAGAGGCTCATAACTCCTTCAGCGCTGTAAGGACCTTTGTGAGCTCGGCTGAGGGGTTTAAATCCACACAACAGCACATTTTCCTTTGTTAACCTCATGATTTACTTGTTCAGTCTTTGGAGTCTTCATTTTCAAAATCTTATCTAATTGAACACAAATTGAAGAAAAACCTGCATGGAAATACAAACATTTCACTGTGCATTTCGTTTAAATACTGCATCATTAAAAGAACAAATTTGGAGGTGCAAATTATCTAGCTTTTGGTTTATTTGATCTGTTAAATTATTTCATGGTCACATGGATTGATGTGAAATGCTGAGTTGAAAAGAGATTTGGGAATTTTGTCCACTAGGTGGCAGTACAAAGTAAGCGAACAGAGTGCACGGTTTGtggaaattattaaaaataagggGTGGGGTGGGAGTTCAAACACTACAATTCTACAAGTCTTAACTTTTAAATATACATGAACTGTGTGTTCCATGTTGGAGCCCATTCATGGAAAAGTGAAACTGTCTCTGCAGCCGTGCGTCATAGCAGAATGCGGCGAGCACAAGGACGGAGACAGTTGGGCCGCTGCACCTAACGACGGGTCAGGGGACACCCATCCAGACTTCCCTGAAGACTCAGATATCGACTTTAAAGATGTAAGTATCGGTGAGGGATTCTTCCTCCATGGAGGTCGAACTGCTGTGGGATCTTAACAGGAAAAATGTTTGTCTTATGGAGAGTCTGGAGAGAACATGAATACCAGTTTTAGTATCACAGTCTGGGGAGTGTTTAACCTCGTGGCAGCAGAAACCCCTAACTCCTGGATTGTTTTATACAAACTACTTGTTCAGTTTGTTCGAAATGTGTGCAATCAGATTGTTGCTGGGTACAAAGTTTTCCTTCAGTGTAACAGTTTAAGCTAAATTGTCACCATAATCGGAtagtaaataaacataaaattcaatgttaatttttgtgTGTCTTTTCACGCTGTCAAAAAGGAAAGTGTGCAGTTGGATTTTAacctgtactttttttttttttttaggttgacaaAATTTTAGCTGTAGCTGAGGACTTGAAGAATATCGGAAAcaacttttttaaaaatcaaGACTGGAAATCAGCGATCAAGAAATACAGCAAAGCTCTCAGGTAATGCAGCGCTGAAACTTGGAGAGGGAGTTTGCTTGTATGGAACAGACAACACGACAGTGACTACTGTTGTAGTAACTAACATACAGTAATGAATCTTAGCCTTAACCTTTGGAGCTGTTCACCTAACATTTGTTTGAGGGTGGTGACAGGGTGTCGACAGGGTGTCGAGTTCAAACAGCTCAGTAGCACTTAAGGACTAATTTGCTCCGAGTGGGTTTGTGTCATTGATCATAATTCACTTTGATTTGTATCACCGACAGTCAGCTGGATTTTTCAGATACCTGGAGGTGGGAGGAGAGGACCTGGAGGAGGAGGTGCAGAAGAAACTGGAGCCCACGGCCCTCAGCTGCTTTCTCAACACTGCTGCATGCAAACTGAAGATGCAACTCTGGCAGGAAGCTCTGGACAGCTGCAACGAGGTCACATAACTTacaacaacaaccccccccccacacacacacaccaacaccaacTCTTTTAAAGACAGGCATTTAGTGTGTATACATAGCGTGCACTTCCCTCAAGTATACCAAAATATATTTGAGATCTTTTTAGTTTTAGTAGGATGGAAAGTCCTCAAGATTGCAGATGTTTGTTCAGAAAAAGAATAATCAGAACAAATTAAGGGACCCAAAAATAGACCTGTCCCTTTCATAGATAGAGGAAAAATAGTTGGGAACCACTGGTCAACTTTAATAGTCACCTCAATTTGAAGTGATTTATGTTATGATTGTGAGCTGTATAAATATGCCTCACGTCCCAGAATGGGTCTGTCTGCGGGAACCGATGAATTGTGAAGCCCTCTACTGCTCCCATTCTGTGAAACATCTGAAAATGATTTTGCCACAGATATATCTGCATCTTAAGCTGGATTCTCACCTCAGAGCTCCATATTTAACTTGTAAAGAAAACTGCAAAACTATTTGACAATTTAAACACTGATTGATGTGTTGTGATTTACAGGCTCTCGACTTGGACCAGACCAACACGAAGGCACTATTCCGGAAGGCTCAGGCTTGGCAGGGTTTAAAGGAATATAGCAAAGCCATGGTAACGTTGAATAAAATTTGTTTATGAAAAAGTAGCTCAAATGAAGGTGTGTGAGTGCTGACTGCTGGAGTATCTTGTTTTCATTCTTTAGCAATAAAAGCCTTTAAAAGCCAATAAAAGTCTATTCAAACTTTGAGAAACTTTCATTGTTATCCGTATCTCATTTTGACAGACTGATTTGAAGAAAGCTCAAGAAGTAGCTCCAGAAGACAAAGGTAAGACATTTTTCTCTTTTGTTTGGTCTCTATCCCCCAACTCTTATGCcaccgcgttcacaccaggcgtgaccagacgccacaaattcgcgttGGTCACATGGtgacggatgcgccaccatcgcccgttgtgttgctctgcttttgttgcgaaaattcgccctagtgcgtcatcaaataggaggagcttccattccgctcagcagctccggttgtcagtcaagttaacatgatggaccttgatcacatggagcgagttgttgtggaaagctgacaaacgtcatgactaCGTTCCCAATTcgaggagtatcattatttgctgtaggagctgcgtctggatgacggccgtttTCAGCGGTCAGGGCAACGTGaaatgacgcgacgcaatatcacgccacaaacgtgccaatcgctcaaaatcgcttcactcgcgtcgcttcattcgcatccgtcgcgctgcgtggcttggcgccacaacgcctccttccatagggattacatggcaacctgtcgctcacgtcgtgcccggtgtgaatgcggctttATGATTTATTAAAACACTAACACACAACAAAAGCTGCTCCTTTGTTTATTGCAATATGCAAGGTTCCTTCAATGGAACAATCAGTTAAACCAGCAGTGCTCAGTCCTGTTGTTGAGGACACACAGCGCCTCTTACTGGGACATTTACACCAAAATAAAAACTTGCAGATTTCAAAAACTTTCTTCTCTCTGGaatcagaggggaaaaaaaaaaagaacaagaactAGTCCTGAATTCTGAGCATTACATACAGAAAGTTGAAACATTTTGTTCACAGTAAGTGTATAATTTAATGTCAGGTGTAGGGCTGAAATGTTTACTGAAGGTGTGAATTCATTTTTATATCACAACATACTTAATTTTTATGTCTAAACAAGAAAACAGAGTGAGGTTATTCATCATGTACCAGAGCAGTTTGACCGTGACATCAGATACATCACTATCTGTACAGGCTTTTCTGCATATTCTATACTTTTGATTCTTCAGGGTGAACAGTGCTGATTAATAATTTTTACATCATGAGGGTGATAAACAGATTTAAAAATATCTAAACTAACCCACTTTTCTTTTGACAGTC is part of the Thalassophryne amazonica chromosome 11, fThaAma1.1, whole genome shotgun sequence genome and harbors:
- the ppid gene encoding peptidyl-prolyl cis-trans isomerase D: MAHPTPNEKPSNSENPRVFLDVEIDGEKVGRIVLELFADIIPKTAENFRALCTGEKGIGKSTGKPLHFKGCPFHRIIKKFMIQGGDFSNHNGTGGESIYGEKFEDENFHYKHDKVGLLSMANSGPNTNGSQFFITTVPTPHLDDKHVVFGQVLKGMGVVKMLEDIETKDDTPVKPCVIAECGEHKDGDSWAAAPNDGSGDTHPDFPEDSDIDFKDVDKILAVAEDLKNIGNNFFKNQDWKSAIKKYSKALRYLEVGGEDLEEEVQKKLEPTALSCFLNTAACKLKMQLWQEALDSCNEALDLDQTNTKALFRKAQAWQGLKEYSKAMTDLKKAQEVAPEDKVISNEMKRVQLKIQEEKEKEKKIYAKMFA